CGAACAGCCGATAGCGGCGCAAATGCCGGTCGGTGAGCAGGATCACGACATAGGAGAACATCATCACCGTCATGGTGATCACCGTGGCGATCGCCGATCCTTCGAGGCCAAGCGCGGGGAAGCCGGCATTGCCGAACACCAGCAGCCAATTGCCGATGATCGCAACGCACAAGGCAAGCGCGGTGACGGCAAAGGCCCAGCCAGGCCGGCCCAGTGCGGCGGCGGTCGTGCGCATGACGGCGGCGGCGATGCCGGGGACCAGCGCGAACAAGGCGATATCGAGAAACGCGCCCGCGCGCCGCGCCACCGCAGGGTCCTGCCCGGCGGCGAGCAGCAGCGTTTCGCCATGCGCGAGGATAATCAGGAAAGGCAGCGTGCCGAGCAGCGCGAGCCACAGCGCCATGCGGAACGAGCGGCGCACGTCGCGCACCGCGTGGCGGCGGCGGCCCAGTTCGGCGGCAATGATCGGCGCGGCCGCGCTGGTCAGGCCGATCAGCGCGAACATGATGACGTTGAACATGAACACGCCGAGCGTGGCGGCGGCAAATTCGACCGTGCCGAGCCGCGCGACGAAGATCACATCGACCCCGGACACCGCCATCTGCAGCAGATTGGCGCCGACCAGCGGCCCGGCGAGCCGGAGCAGCGCGCGCAGTTCGTCCCGCATCGTTTGCGGCACGCTCTCGGGGCCGGCGGGCGGCGGGGAAATCGCAGTCATCGTCACGTCGCCGCCCTATCGGGCAATCGCCGGCGCGTCACGTTCGATACGGGCATGTCGGGCGATACGGGCATGTCGGGCGGGAAAGGCCGGATCGGGCCGTATTGCATCTATAGTACAGCCGTTTACTCCCGCGCCGTCATGCTCTAGCGGTGCGGCTCTATCTCGCGCCATCATGGAGAGCGCACGAATGAAATTGGTTCGAGGCGCCTGGAAGATCCTGGTCGGCATCAAGGACGCGCTGGTGCTTGCCGCCATGCTGTTGTTCTTTGGCCTGTTGTTTGCGGCCCTGGCCGCCAAGCCGAGTCCCGCGACGATCCGTGACGGCGCGCTGGTGCTTGCGCTGAGCGGCTCGATCGTCGAGCAGCCGACCGAGGCGGATGGCTTTGCGGCCTTTGCCGGCGGCAGTGCGCCGGTGAAGGAATTCCGCCTGCGCGATGTGGTGCGCGTGCTCGACAAGGCGAAGGACGATGACCGGGTCAAGGTCGTCGTGCTCGATCTGGACAGCTTCACCGGCGGCTACCCCGCCGCGCTGAACGAAGTCGCCGACGCGGTCCGCCGCGTGCGCGACAGCAAGAAGCCAGTGCTCGCTTATGCCACCGGCTATACCGATTCCGGCTATCGCCTCGCCGCCAATGCCAGCGAAATCTGGATGAACCCGATGGGTGGCACGCTGTTCACCGGCCCGGGCGGGAGCCAACTTTATTACAAGGGCCTGATCGACCGGCTCGGCGTCAACGCGCACATCTACCGCGTCGGCAAATACAAGTCGTTCGTCGAACCCTATACGCGCAGCGACCAGTCGCCCGAGGCGAAAGAAGCAAGCCAGGCGCTGTACGGCGTGATCTTCGACCAGTGGAAACAGGCGATCGCCAAGGCCCGGCCCAAGGCCAAGATCGACGCGCTGCTGATGACCCCCGATGCAGTGGTCACCGCCGCGCAGGGCGACATCGCCAAGGCCAATCTCGACGCCGGTATCGTCGACAAGCTCGCCACGCGGATCGATTTCGACAAGCGCGTGGGTGAGATCGCCGGGACCGATACGGGCAAGATCGCGGGCAATTTCCGCACCATCAAATACGATAATTATCTCGCCGCCAACCCGTTGCCGAGCGGCGGCGACGCGATCGGCGTGCTGACCGTCGCCGGCGAAATCGTCGACGGCAAGGCCAATGCCGGTACCGCCGGTGGCGACACGATCGCCAAGGCATTGCTCGACGGGCTCGCCAAGAAATCGCTGAAGGCGCTGGTCGTGCGGGTCGATTCGCCGGGTGGATCGGCGCTCGCGTCGGAAACGATCCGCCGCGCGATCCTTGAGGCCAAGGCGCAGAAACTGCCGGTGGTCGTGTCGATGGGTTCGGTCGCGGCGAGCGGCGGTTACTGGGTGGCGACGGCGGGCGACACGATCTTCGCCGAACCGACCACGATCACCGGATCGATCGGCATTTTCGGGATCATCCCGACATTCGAGAACACGCTGGCCAAGATCGGCGTGACGTCGGACGGGGTGCGCACCACGCCGATGTCGGGTCAGCCCGATATCGTCGGCGGCACCACGCCGGAAACCGACCGCGTGCTGCAGGCGGGGATCGAGAATGGCTATCGCCAATTCCTCGGCCGCGTCGCGGGCGCGCGCAAGATGAGCGTCGAGCGCGTCGACGAAATCGCGCAGGGCCGCGTATGGGACGGCGGCACCGCGCACCAGCTCCACCTGGTCGATCGTTTCGGCACGTTGCAGGATGCGATCGACTTTGCCGCGAAACAGGCCAAGCTCGACCCCGCAAAGGTCCATGCGGTCTATCTCGAAAAGGAACCCGGCTGGTTGTCCAAACTGGTCGCGAACTGGGGCGGCGGAGAGGATGAGGACGAAGCCGATGGCGACGTCTTCGCGCGGATCGGCGCCGACCGCCAGGCGGTCCTCGCGCGCGCGCTCGGCGATATGCGGCGGCTGACCAGGACGTCGTCGATCCAGGCGCGTTGCCTCGAATGCGTCGGCATGGGCCCGGCATCGCCGAGCCGCGACGACCTTCGCCTGATGGACATCTTGCTCGCGAGGTTCACCAAATGATCGTGATCAGGGCAGCGCGGCCCGAGGATGCCGCCGCGATCGCCGCAATCTATGCGCCGCACGTGCTCACCGGCACCGTGTCGTTCGAGACCGAAGCCCCCGACACGCGCGCGATGCGCGGCCGGATGGCGGCGTCCGAGGGGCTTTACCCGTGGATTGTCGCGACCAATGGCGATGAGGATGGCGGGGTGATCGCCTATGCCTATGCGACGCGTTTTCGTGACCGCCCGGCTTATCGTTATGTCGTCGAAACCTCGATCTATGTCGCCGGCACGGTGCAGCGCCAAGGTGCCGGCCGGCTGCTTTATGAGGCGCTGATCGACACGCTGCGCGCGCAAGGCTTCACCCAGGCGATCGGCGCGATCGCCTTGCCCAACGAGGGATCGATCTCGTTGCATGAAGCGGTCGGCTTTCGCCGTGCGGGCGTCTATCGCGAGGTCGGTTACAAGAACCGCCAATGGATCGATGTCGGTTTCTGGCAATGCGAGCTGAACGACGCGGTCGTGCCGCCGATCGAACCAAAGCCGTTCAGCGAAGTGGGCGTGGTGCGGGTTTAGGGCACGTCGGTTTGAGTGGAATCTCCCCGTTTCTGTTCGTTTGGTAGGACCAAGCTCGAAAAGCTCTAGCGTCGGCTAGGGTGCGAATCCGGCGCGCCTGTAAGCAGTTGTTGGCGGGCGCCGGTTGACCCTCGCCAAACCGCAAGATCGGTCGAGCGCGTGATATCCGTGAGCGCCTAGCTGGTGTCGCCACGGAGGACAGGACGATGAAGGCGGCGCTTGAAAACTATCATGCCCGGATGCAGCGAGTGCTGGACCATATAGACCGGCATCTTGACCGTGATCTGGACCTGGAAGCGATCAGCGGCGTCGCGGCTTTTTCCAAATATCATTTCCACCGGCAGTTCATGGCGACCTTCGGGTTGTCCGTACATCGCTATATCCAGCTCGCCCGCATGAAGCGCGCTTCGTACCGGCTGGCCTATAGGGACGCCCAAAGCGTCACGGATATAGCGATGGATGCCGGTTACGACGCACCGGATGCGTTCGCCCGCGCCTTTCGGCAACGGTTCGGACAATCGCCTTCGTCGTTCCGCAAATCTCCCGATTGGGAGCCGTGGCTTGCGGCCTTCGGGCCTCTCGACAACGCCAGGAGCAAGCTCATGCAGAAGATTTTTACCCCCAACGACGTGACGATCCGCGATGTATCCCCGACACCGGTGGCGATCATGGAGCATCGGGGCGACCCGGCGACGATCGGCGCCACAATCCAGCGCTTCATCGCGTGGCGCAAGGCCGCTGGCCTGTCCCCCAAGACAAGTCCGACCTTCAATGTCTTCCATTCCGATCCACGCACCACGCCTCCGGTCGAATACCGGATGGATCTATGTGTCGGCACCGATCGGCTGGTTGAGGCGAAAGGCGAGAAGATCGAGACCGGCATGATCCCCGGCGGTCGCTGTGCGGTGCTGCGCGTCGTCGGCAACACCGACAATCTGGAGCCCGCCGCGCTCTACCTTTATCGCGACTGGCTGCCGGCCAGTGGTGAGGAAGCGAGGGACTTCCCGATCTATTGCCAGCGCCTCGCCTTCTTCCCGGAAGTGCCGGAGCATGAGGCGGTCGCGGAACTCTTTCTGCCGCTGAAATAGCGCCCTCGGACGGCGGCTTGTCCCTTCCGATCGGCAAGCGGTTACCTGCGCCGCCGACCCGATCGGAAGTGTTGCCGCCGAACGCCGGCCGCGATAGGCTGGCAGGGCGAGCCGGAAGTGGATCGCGCGCGCGCGATGTGAGCTGAACGACGCGGTCGTGCCGCCGATCGAGCCCAAGCCGTTCAGCGAAATGGGCGTGGTGCGGGTTTAAGGTTGGTTGGGTGGTGACGCCGTAAATTGGTGCGGCGGTTATAGACCCGGTTGCAGGCGTTCCCGCACCTGATACCAATGGTACGTACGCTTGGAGGTTGCCGGTGCGCGCGTATCGATCGTTTTGTCTTTGGGCAGATGGGATGCAGGCCGGAAGCTCGGGCTCCGATAAACTCATTTACCTCATGGGGGTCATCCCGATGTTTGCCGTCCCCTTGATCGGGGAATGGTGGTTGATTCCCGCTTCTATTTTCGCCTTTGCCTGGATGGCTTTCCTTTTGTGGCGCTTCTGGGTGATGGCCAGAACAGGTTATGTCGGAGGTGATCTATCGGTGCTTCGCGAAGCCGAAGCTATCGAGAAGAAGCGTTCGAGCGATCCGCCCACAAACGGCGACTAGGCGCCCCTTCCGGTCATCGGCGGGCTATGCCACTCCAAAAATTAACGGCTTCCGCGTAGCCAAAACACGGCTGGGGGCATTCTATGATTTCGATTTCGTCAAAGCGCTTCGGTGAAGACCTTGAGATTTTCGAGGTGAAGAATGAAGCTGGGGAAGTTTGGGCATTCGAGCCGGAAGAAGATGGGTTAGGCTGGGGAAGCGGCCACGAACACGTGTGGATTGGTAGTCCAACTCAGATTTTTCGCATCTACCATGTCGCGTCGCGTACCAAGACCGCAGAAATCTCCCTGCCGCGACAAAGCCAGAAGTTTCGAATGCTTAAAGGAAGCGCCGATGGAAGCCGTCTGTTTGTGCTTGATCCTATCGATGCCGATCAGTCCACCACTCTACACGTTATAGACCTCGCCGCTGGAAGAATTGCCGCAAGCCATACAGGCCTGCCGGGCTTCACATCGGTCGTTCCAATCGAATGGCCTGATGGGCGATTATTTATTTGGAACCTGAAGCGCCCCGATCACTCAGGAATTTCCGTCGCGACCATCGATCCCGCAAGCGGGGAAAGGGTCATCGAGATTTTAAGTACAGGACCGGCGTGGGATAGAGTCGTGCCGTCGAGTGACGGCGAGTATTTGCTGCGTCCCGATCCTTGCGCACTTGGCCTAAAAAGTGTCGGACGCAATCCGAGCAAGCTATTTGGTTTTCGGCACGGGTCGGGTGGCGATGGGCAACGATATTATGGCGTTGTATGGCAGGTCTGGAAAACAGATCCTCTCCGTTTTGTCAGGCGGATAGTCGTCGCTTGGTTGAAACCGGAGGAAATGCGGGGATCATTCGGCTTTCAACATGAATACGAACCCGATGAAGCGTTGAAATTGACGCGCGAAATGTGGGACGTCGTTGCGAGCGTCATGGCTGATACAAACTCCAATCCGGGAGTTGGGGCACCATCAAGAAGCTCATTCCCGAAAGAACTCGTAGCTGACGACGCGATGTGGCGACGGATTTATAACAGCTTCGAAAACCTCGGAACATCCGGCGCAGAATTCAAAGCCTGGGAAGATGATGGTGAAGCATTTTGGGTCACGACAAACGGGTATCTCTCTCGTGTAGGGATTGACGGCACTATTTCGCCCAGACTTTATTTTGAGCGGCTAGGCTTAGCTGCCAACACGACACCGCCATGCGCAGTAGAGCCTTCGTCGATCCGGCCGTTGAGAGATTATAAGGCCCAGGCGGAATTCAGCTCGCGTGGGGAGGCGCCGGGCGGCAGCGCCATCGTCGATGGCACGCCATCGGATGAGATTGTAAGGGCGATATCGCAAGGTGACGATCATTGGCGTGAATCGCCAAAGGCTATTCCTATACCTCCAGACCCACGAGGAAACCGGATCGATATTCCGCTGTCAGACTGGTCAAATGCCGCAATTGCACGCGCGATAGACGATCTTACGGCAGAAATTACACCCGATCTTGCTCGTCGCGCCGACGATTATGAGATCGCACTGAATTTCAAAAGCGCCGGGAAGCTTATATCAGAAGCCGAGTTTTTCGACCGCCTGCCCCGTGACCGTGCCAATTTGGGGCCTGCGTTGCGCCGCTTGGTCGATCAGTACGCCGCCGCCGCGCTTCAAAGCGAATTTCTTTACTCCAACACCACCAACGGACACGGCTTCCTGTCAGGCGCCGTCCTGACGTTGGGGCTGATCGACCCGGAAGCGCTACCGACAGTGCAAGCTTATGGTCGCGTTGTCGATCGAGAGCATGAATACCAATTCGCTGGCCGGGTCGTGCCTGCGATAGTCCAAGCGCATGGCTGGTCCGATGTCATGGTCGATTTTGTGTTTTGGGTGATGATCCGAAACTATTTCAATACGCTCACGGATTTTAACGCGATATGGACGGAATGGGGCTTGCGAGACGCGTTGGACTCACGCGACCCAATTGCTTGGGCGCAAAGGGTTGTTGGCGCAAATCGACGTGCCTTGACCTCCGGAAAATTTGCTGCCGGACGGCGAAAGGGAGGCTTGAAGCAGCTTGGCTCTGACGTGCCGAAGCCTCACGATTCTTGGCTCGCGACATTTCTGAAGGAGGCCGACCGCCTTTTGAAATGACACCTGGCATCGATTTGCCTGGGCCTGCCGTAAAACACATGATTGTCGCCATAGCTGGCCTGACTGATCGCGGCCCCGCCGCCCGTGCAGAATTCACCACCTTTGGTCGTTCGCGGGTATGACGGGGACTCGATCGAAACAGGCGCAGCGCTAACGCCGCCCGCGATAGGCCGGCAGGGCGAGCCGGAAGTGGATCGCCGCCGCTGGCAAGGCAAAGCTGGCCGGGTCGCGATAATGCCGCCGATCGAACCCAAGCCGTTCGGCGAGGTTAGCGTGGTGCGGGTTTAGGGTTGGCTGGGATGTGAAGGGCGTAAAGTGATGTGGTCGCTATCTGCCCAAGGCAGATGTCCGCGCGAAAGTGTCACTGGACGGTGAACGTGACCTCGTCGCAAAATATGCGAACAGCGAACCCGTTGATGAAGCTGAGGTGAAGGCCTTCCGGCTCCTGTCGCTGAGCCATTTGTTCGTCGAGGAATGATAGCCAGTCACACTCTTCGTCAAAATATGCGATTTCGATACCTTCGTCGTCGATGCGCGTCGCGATTGCGCAGAGATCGTTGAACGCCAGGCGCACGTTGCCATCACAACTGAGGGTTACCGTCGACGGTAGACTATTCGGGTTGATGGCGTAGTCGTTTCGCTTGAATCGCAGTTCGACCGCGCTTCCGCTGAGGTCCGTGCCAAAGAGCTCAAGGTCATAAGCATTATGAAGGTCGATGAGCATGTCACCCCATTTTACGACTGACACGCCATCGAACTGGAAATTCCGTCTCAAGGACTGCCTCCCTTAAGGTCAACCATGGGCGAAACGACGACCGCTTTCCACCACTTCCGGCCATTCGCCGGTATGGCGGCTGATCCGAATCGCAGCGATGCGCTAGCGCCGCCCGCGATAGGCCGGCAAGGCGAGCCGGAAGTGGATCGCGGCCGCTCGTAACGCAAATCCGGCCACAGTCGCGATCGTTGCGGCGATGGCGACCGGGGCGCCGAGCAGGACCAGTCCGACGTATAGCGCCGCAGACAGCGCCGCCGCCGTCACATAAAGTTCGGGCCGCATCAGGATCGACGGCTCGCCTGCCAGCACGTCCCGGATGATGCCGCCGACACAGCCGGTGACCACGCCCATCAGCGCGGCCGGGATCGGCGGGATGCCATAGCCGATCGCCTTGGCCGCGCCGAACACGGCATAGGCGGCGAGCCCGACCGCGTCGAACCAGTCGAGCGCGGCGTCCTTCCACCAGCGCTGCGGCGTCACCCAGATGACGAACGCGACCAGCAGACACACTGCGGCGTAGCGGCTGTCGTGCATCCAGAACACCGGGGCACCGATCAGCAGATCGCGCACCGTGCCGCCGCCGACCCCGGTGACCAATGCGAAAAAGGCGAGCGTGACCATCGTCTGCCCGCGCTTCGCCGCGGCGAGCGCACCGGATGCGGCGAACACGGCGAGACCGGCGATGTCGAACCAGGGGGCAAATTCGGGCAGGACGTGAGTGGCGACTGGGAGCATGGCCACCTCTCTATCAAACCCCTCCCCTTCAGGGGAGGGGCAAGGGGGTGGGGCAGCGGCGATCCGGGGCTCGATGCCCCGATCGCCGCTATGGGCCTGACGCAACGAGTCTTTTTCAGCGCGCAGACGCGCGCACCCATTCCCTACCCTCCCTTGAAAGGGAGGGGCTTGAGAAATTGCTGCCCCCAAACGCAAATAGGGGCCGGCATTGCTGCCGACCCCCTGTCGCCGCGCCTAGATTCGCTTGACCTTCCCGAAGGAAAATCCGCGCCGTCCGGTTTCGGCGGCCCCGCTCCACCTTTCGCCGCGGACAGCGACAGGCTTTGCGGTTCGGTCACCGGGGCCGGATGCGACGATCTTGCGACCATCGGCAAACCGGCCTCGGCGGCCAGCTCAAGTCAGGATCGAAACCCTGTCTCTCGCCTCGGCCACTCTCTTTCCGGATCCGTCTCGTTCATCCCTAAAGACAAACGCGCGATCTTCCGGCCTTCCTGCAGCCAACGCCCATCTCCATCACAAGGACATCGAAGGACGCCTGGAACACCTGCCTCGCCTCTTCCCGACCGCCACCGCTTTCACGGCTTTGCTCGACCGAGCACTCAACCTGCATTCCGCCGAATTCGCCAATGGTTTCCTTGCGGCACCTGTTCGCTCCTTCGACATAAGCACTTGATGTTTCTGCGATTTCTCGCTTCCGCATCCCCTGCTTACAGTCATGAAGGTGTCATCGAATCCGAGTCGCGCCAACAGGAAAACGACAGTGCGCGGTTGTGGATAACGTGGATAACGTGGATCGATTCCAGCCTGCATCGCTGACAATCGCCGTAGATGAACGGGTCGTTGTTTTCGGTTCATGCAACCTCAGTTAGAAACAGAGCGTTACGGACCCGGTATTGATTCAGGATAAGGGAGAAAACACATGCGTAGTTTCATCATGGCGCTTAGCGCCGCATCGCTCGTCATTCCGGCCACCATGGTCTTTCCGACCAGCCAGGTGGAAGCGAAGAAGAAG
This portion of the Sphingomonas sp. So64.6b genome encodes:
- a CDS encoding GNAT family N-acetyltransferase, with product MIVIRAARPEDAAAIAAIYAPHVLTGTVSFETEAPDTRAMRGRMAASEGLYPWIVATNGDEDGGVIAYAYATRFRDRPAYRYVVETSIYVAGTVQRQGAGRLLYEALIDTLRAQGFTQAIGAIALPNEGSISLHEAVGFRRAGVYREVGYKNRQWIDVGFWQCELNDAVVPPIEPKPFSEVGVVRV
- a CDS encoding AraC family transcriptional regulator, whose protein sequence is MKAALENYHARMQRVLDHIDRHLDRDLDLEAISGVAAFSKYHFHRQFMATFGLSVHRYIQLARMKRASYRLAYRDAQSVTDIAMDAGYDAPDAFARAFRQRFGQSPSSFRKSPDWEPWLAAFGPLDNARSKLMQKIFTPNDVTIRDVSPTPVAIMEHRGDPATIGATIQRFIAWRKAAGLSPKTSPTFNVFHSDPRTTPPVEYRMDLCVGTDRLVEAKGEKIETGMIPGGRCAVLRVVGNTDNLEPAALYLYRDWLPASGEEARDFPIYCQRLAFFPEVPEHEAVAELFLPLK
- the sppA gene encoding signal peptide peptidase SppA, giving the protein MKLVRGAWKILVGIKDALVLAAMLLFFGLLFAALAAKPSPATIRDGALVLALSGSIVEQPTEADGFAAFAGGSAPVKEFRLRDVVRVLDKAKDDDRVKVVVLDLDSFTGGYPAALNEVADAVRRVRDSKKPVLAYATGYTDSGYRLAANASEIWMNPMGGTLFTGPGGSQLYYKGLIDRLGVNAHIYRVGKYKSFVEPYTRSDQSPEAKEASQALYGVIFDQWKQAIAKARPKAKIDALLMTPDAVVTAAQGDIAKANLDAGIVDKLATRIDFDKRVGEIAGTDTGKIAGNFRTIKYDNYLAANPLPSGGDAIGVLTVAGEIVDGKANAGTAGGDTIAKALLDGLAKKSLKALVVRVDSPGGSALASETIRRAILEAKAQKLPVVVSMGSVAASGGYWVATAGDTIFAEPTTITGSIGIFGIIPTFENTLAKIGVTSDGVRTTPMSGQPDIVGGTTPETDRVLQAGIENGYRQFLGRVAGARKMSVERVDEIAQGRVWDGGTAHQLHLVDRFGTLQDAIDFAAKQAKLDPAKVHAVYLEKEPGWLSKLVANWGGGEDEDEADGDVFARIGADRQAVLARALGDMRRLTRTSSIQARCLECVGMGPASPSRDDLRLMDILLARFTK
- a CDS encoding MATE family efflux transporter; translation: MTAISPPPAGPESVPQTMRDELRALLRLAGPLVGANLLQMAVSGVDVIFVARLGTVEFAAATLGVFMFNVIMFALIGLTSAAAPIIAAELGRRRHAVRDVRRSFRMALWLALLGTLPFLIILAHGETLLLAAGQDPAVARRAGAFLDIALFALVPGIAAAVMRTTAAALGRPGWAFAVTALALCVAIIGNWLLVFGNAGFPALGLEGSAIATVITMTVMMFSYVVILLTDRHLRRYRLFGRWWRTEWPRFFEIVRLGVPIALTWTFEGALFGGAAILMGLIGVAEVAAHAIALNIAAVAFQVPFGVSQAATIRVGMAYGARDPLWISRAGRAALSVGIGFMVVTATLIFALPGLFVGVYIDVHDPANAVVVSLAVQYLAIAALFQLVDGAQAVAAGILRGLQDARVPMLIAAFGYWVIGFGTAILLGFFFHMQGVGIWLGLAAGLLAVSVLLLWRWSARGRFGLLPA
- a CDS encoding trimeric intracellular cation channel family protein; translated protein: MLPVATHVLPEFAPWFDIAGLAVFAASGALAAAKRGQTMVTLAFFALVTGVGGGTVRDLLIGAPVFWMHDSRYAAVCLLVAFVIWVTPQRWWKDAALDWFDAVGLAAYAVFGAAKAIGYGIPPIPAALMGVVTGCVGGIIRDVLAGEPSILMRPELYVTAAALSAALYVGLVLLGAPVAIAATIATVAGFALRAAAIHFRLALPAYRGRR